A genome region from Rhizobium sp. NXC14 includes the following:
- a CDS encoding putative quinol monooxygenase, with protein sequence MNENASEVIHLVARLKAKPEQRSALFDALKAIVPDVRKEDGCLLYDLTVDRDDPNSAVMLESWRDGSALEAHAQAAPFQSLAARLDVLLAEPLHLQRLQQLL encoded by the coding sequence ATGAATGAGAATGCTTCGGAGGTGATTCACCTCGTTGCGAGGTTAAAGGCAAAGCCGGAGCAGCGGTCTGCGCTCTTTGATGCATTGAAGGCGATCGTGCCGGATGTGCGAAAGGAAGATGGCTGCCTGCTCTACGATCTTACCGTGGACCGCGACGACCCAAATTCAGCTGTGATGTTGGAAAGCTGGCGAGATGGCTCGGCTCTCGAGGCTCATGCGCAGGCGGCTCCATTCCAATCGCTAGCGGCCCGTCTTGATGTGCTTCTTGCGGAACCGTTGCACCTGCAACGCCTTCAGCAACTCCTCTGA
- a CDS encoding SDR family oxidoreductase, translated as MTSLANSRILVVGGSSGIGLAVAEAAIAAGAAVTIASRSRSKLDEALKSLGPQARSVVLDTADENALEAFFSANEPFDHIVVSAAQTPTGPVRKLALADAQQAMESKFWGAYRVARLARFTERGTLTLISGFLSERPSATSVLQGAINAALESLARGLALELSPVRVNTVSPGLIDTPLWSRMDHDAKDAMFAKVAANLPAKTIGKSTDIANAVLFLMATPFATGSNVRVDGGGAIA; from the coding sequence ATGACATCTCTCGCAAACAGCCGCATCCTTGTTGTTGGCGGCAGTTCGGGCATCGGCTTGGCGGTGGCAGAAGCAGCCATCGCCGCCGGTGCTGCCGTCACGATCGCCTCTCGGTCGCGTTCGAAGCTTGATGAAGCGTTGAAGTCCTTGGGACCGCAGGCTCGATCGGTGGTTCTCGATACAGCGGACGAAAACGCACTCGAAGCTTTTTTCAGCGCAAACGAGCCGTTCGATCATATCGTCGTGTCAGCGGCACAGACGCCCACGGGACCTGTGCGCAAGCTTGCGCTTGCCGATGCGCAACAGGCGATGGAGAGCAAGTTCTGGGGCGCCTATCGGGTGGCCCGTCTTGCCCGGTTCACGGAACGTGGCACCTTGACGCTCATCTCGGGTTTCCTGAGTGAACGACCGTCGGCCACGTCGGTGCTGCAGGGCGCCATCAATGCCGCGCTCGAGAGCCTTGCACGGGGCCTCGCACTCGAGCTTTCGCCCGTTCGGGTGAACACGGTGTCGCCCGGGCTGATCGATACGCCCCTCTGGTCGAGGATGGACCATGACGCGAAGGACGCAATGTTCGCAAAGGTGGCTGCGAACCTGCCGGCAAAGACGATCGGAAAGTCGACCGACATTGCAAATGCGGTGCTTTTCCTGATGGCAACACCGTTTGCGACTGGCTCGAATGTCCGCGTCGATGGCGGCGGCGCCATCGCGTGA
- a CDS encoding major royal jelly family protein yields the protein MIKKTLLLLATTGLMLALPATQSFAEDKAPKLETVATFNEAMPTGVTVARDGRIFINYPRWGDDVPFTVAELINGKAVAYPDAEINKADPENPAKSLISVQSVVVDPANRLWILDTAAPGFKPPIEGGAKLVAVDLATNRVVKTIVFPADVILKSTYVNDIRFDLTKGPEGVAYVTDSSLTGPGGIIVVDLASGKAFRRLTGDPSTSADKDFIALIDGQKFMNRPKDGKPSKIQIASDGIAISPDGETLYYSAVSGRHLYAVPTAALLDQNVSEKQLAAKVKDLGLKGASDGLETDDKGRVYGGDYEHDSIRVLDKGKWSTLVHSPEIQWADTLSIAADGYLYFTANQLDKQAGFHQGVDMRKKPYKLLRIKIDGGPVLLNR from the coding sequence ATGATAAAGAAAACGCTGTTGTTGCTGGCTACCACCGGCTTGATGCTCGCATTACCCGCTACCCAGTCCTTTGCAGAAGATAAAGCGCCAAAGCTCGAAACCGTCGCGACGTTCAACGAGGCGATGCCGACCGGGGTGACCGTCGCACGTGACGGCCGCATCTTCATCAACTATCCGCGTTGGGGCGACGACGTTCCGTTCACCGTGGCGGAGTTGATCAACGGTAAGGCGGTGGCCTATCCCGACGCAGAGATCAACAAGGCGGACCCGGAAAATCCGGCCAAGAGCCTGATCAGCGTCCAGAGCGTCGTCGTTGATCCTGCCAACCGCCTGTGGATCCTCGACACCGCGGCACCCGGTTTCAAGCCGCCGATTGAAGGCGGCGCCAAGCTGGTCGCCGTCGATCTCGCGACCAATAGGGTGGTCAAGACCATCGTCTTCCCAGCCGACGTTATCCTCAAGTCGACTTATGTGAACGATATCCGTTTCGACCTGACCAAGGGTCCGGAGGGTGTCGCCTATGTGACCGACAGCTCCCTGACGGGTCCCGGCGGCATCATTGTTGTCGATCTCGCGTCCGGTAAAGCCTTCCGTCGTCTGACGGGAGATCCGAGCACATCGGCTGACAAGGATTTCATTGCTCTTATCGACGGCCAGAAGTTCATGAACCGTCCGAAAGATGGAAAGCCGTCCAAAATTCAGATCGCCAGCGATGGAATTGCGATCTCTCCTGACGGCGAAACGCTATACTATTCGGCGGTATCTGGACGCCATCTTTACGCCGTGCCGACGGCCGCACTTCTCGACCAGAACGTCAGCGAAAAGCAGCTTGCCGCCAAGGTGAAGGATCTTGGCTTGAAGGGCGCTTCCGACGGGCTAGAAACAGATGACAAGGGCCGCGTTTATGGCGGCGACTACGAGCATGACAGTATCCGGGTGCTCGACAAGGGCAAGTGGTCGACGCTCGTCCATTCCCCTGAGATCCAATGGGCGGATACTCTCTCTATCGCGGCGGATGGCTACCTCTACTTTACCGCCAACCAACTCGACAAGCAGGCTGGTTTCCACCAGGGCGTCGATATGCGCAAGAAGCCCTACAAGCTGCTCCGCATCAAGATCGACGGCGGCCCGGTTCTGTTGAACAGGTAG